One genomic segment of Colias croceus chromosome 16, ilColCroc2.1 includes these proteins:
- the LOC123698578 gene encoding protein AF-9 homolog: MTEGPQQQHEKPMCVRVWLEVGHACEPRRTASGRALALDWRVWVRGARGRDISAFVHKVVFHLHPASAFVYPKRVLQEPPYEIQESGCSSIDIPIHVYLKYSTKPKKIRLRYSLHIENNNKASSESRCVYYDFNNPTEQLYKALMKGGGEVIPRAGGSDRVGNKLVVLLSDEEKRELKVNKSKRYKFIEPLRCKHVSKAGSKYVIEEICPKCGESIDADFRKQLRAVEMTEDEINRVSQLYLSFTSYEKSAKAIKLPPFSDSIYKVPELPISLRGALDNIQADYTML, encoded by the exons ATGACTGAAGGTCCCCAACAGCAACATGAGAAGCCG ATGTGTGTACGAGTGTGGCTGGAGGTAGGGCACGCGTGCGAGCCGCGGCGGACGGCGTCGGGGCGCGCGCTCGCACTCGACTGGCGCGTGTGGGTGCGGGGCGCGCGCGGCCGCGACATCAGCGCCTTCGTGCACAAGGTCGTCTTCCATCTTCACCCGGCGAGCGCATTCGTTTATCCGAAAAGAG TGCTGCAAGAGCCGCCGTATGAGATCCAGGAGTCTGGCTGTTCGTCGATAGACATTCCGATACACGTGTACCTGAAGTATAGCACTAAACCAAAGAAAATCCGTCTAAGGTACAGTCTCCACATcgaaaacaataacaaagcCAGCTCCGAGTCGAGGTGCGTTTATTACGACTTTAACAATCCAACTGAGCAACTATATAAAGCCTTGATGAAGGGTGGAGGCGAAGTTATCCCCCGCGCCGGCGGCTCCGACCGCGTCGGCAACAAACTCGTCGTGCTACTTTCCGATGAAGAGAAACGGgaattaaaagtaaacaaatcTAAAAGATACAAATTCATTGAACCTCTTCGATGTAAACACGTGTCAAAGGCTGGTTCCAAATACGTCATTGAAGAGATATGTCCAAAGTGCGGCGAATCAATTGACGCCGATTTTAGGAAACAGCTACGCGCCGTTGAGATGACCGAAGACGAAATCAATCGGGTGTCACAGTTGTATTTATCCTTCACTAGTTATGAAAAATCGGCTAAGGCTATAAAATTGCCTCCTTTTTCTGattcaatttataaagtaCCGGAACTACCAATTTCCCTTCGTGGGGCTCTAGATAACATTCAAGCTGATTATACAATGTTATGA
- the LOC123698700 gene encoding uncharacterized protein DDB_G0290685-like, with translation MCPEVWTYNSNCLSSFFFISVAAIIVACAISSVLGKNIQLNENGCPADYRIEQLYPHSNCNMFYQCFHGELVEHKCAHDLHFSVEKQECDYQSNVDCGDRHIPEPEDSGNDGGNDNGGNDNGGNGNDGNGSCNCNPGEAPSICGKDGSDGVLIAHENCNQFYKCAYGVPVVQNCPGKLLYNPYKEYCDWPENVECGDRVIPDGNDNDNDGGNDNGGNDNGGNDNGGNDNGGNDNNGNGSCNCNPGEAPSICAKDGSDGVLIAHENCNQFYKCAHGVPVVQNCPGKLLYNPYKEYCDWPENVECGDRVIPDCDGNDNDGGNDNGGNDNGGNDNGGEAPSICAKDGSDGVLIAHENCNQFYKCAYGVPVVQNCPGKLLYNPYKEYCDWPENVECGDRVIPDGNDNDNDGGNDNGGNDNGGNDNGGNDNGGNDNNGNGSCNCNPGEAPSICAKDGSDGVLIAHENCNQFYKCAHGVPVVQNCPGKLLYNPYKEYCDWPENVECGDRVIPDCDGNDNDGGNDNGGNDNGGNDNGGNDNGGNDNNGNGSCNCNPGEAPSICAKDGSDGVLIAHENCNQFYKCAHGVPVVQNCPGKLLYNPYKEYCDWPENVECGDRVIPDGNDNDNDGGNDNGGNDNGGNDNGGNDNGGNDNNDPGSCNCNPGEAPSICGKDGSDGVLVAHENCNKFYKCNHGVTVVMKCPGNTLYNPYKEYCDWPENVECGDRVIPDGNDNDNDGGNDNGGNDNGGNDNGGNDNGGNDNNDPGSCNCNPGEAPSICGKDGSDGVLVAHENCNKFYKCNHGVPVVFKCPGNTLYNPYKEYCDWPENVECGDRVIPDGNDNDNDGGNDNGGNDNGGNDNAGNDNSGSDNNGNGSCNCNPGEAPSICAKDGSDGVLIAHENCNQFYKCAHGVSVVQNCPGTLLYNPYKEYCDWPQNVQCGDRVIPDCDGNDNDGGNDNGGNDNGGDDNNDNGSCNCNPGEAPSICGKDRSDGVLVAHENCNQFYKCAHGVPVAQNCSGTLLYNPYKEYCDWPQNVECGDRVIPDCNDNGNNGGNDNGGNDNNDNGSCNCNPAEAPSICAKKDSTGVLIAHEICNQFYTCDHGVPVTQKCPGILLYNPHKTYCDWPQNVKCGDRIILH, from the exons ATGTGTCCGGAAG TTTGGACATATAATTCAAATTGCTTatcgagttttttttttatttcagtcgCAGCCATAATAGTGGCGTGCGCGATTTCGTCGGTCTTGGGAAAAAATATACAGCTTAACGAGAATGGCTGTCCCGCGGACTACAGAATTGAGCAGCTATACCCCCATTCAAATTGTAATATGTTCTACCAATGCTTCCATGGGGAACTAGTGGAACATAAGTGTGCACACGATCTCCACTTCAGTGTAGAGAAACAAGAGTGCGACTATCAGAGTAATGTTGATTGTGGCGATAGGCATATTCCTGAACCAGAAGACAGTGGAAATGATGGTGGAAATGATAACGGCGGAAACGACAACGGAGGAAATGGCAATGATGGAAATGGAAGCTGTAACTGCAATCCAGGTGAAGCTCCATCTATCTGCGGTAAAGACGGTTCTGATGGTGTATTGATTGCACATGAGAATTGTAACCAGTTCTACAAGTGTGCGTACGGAGTGCCCGTTGTTCAAAATTGCCCTGGAAAACTTTTGTACAATCCATACAAAGAATATTGCGACTGGCCTGAAAATGTAGAATGTGGGGACAGAGTTATCCCAGACGGAAACGATAATGACAACGATGGAGGAAATGACAACGGAGGCAACGACAACGGAGGCAATGATAACGGAGGTAACGATAATGGCGGAAATGACAATAATGGTAATGGAAGCTGCAATTGTAATCCAGGTGAAGCTCCCTCTATCTGTGCTAAAGATGGTTCTGATGGCGTTTTGATTGCGCATGAGAATTGTAACCAGTTTTACAAATGTGCGCATGGAGTGCCCGTTGTTCAAAATTGCCCTGGAAAACTTTTGTACAATCCTTACAAAGAATATTGCGACTGGCCTGAAAATGTAGAATGTGGGGACAGAGTGATCCCTGACTGCGACGGCAATGACAACGATGGTGGAAATGACAACGGTGGAAACGATAACGGTGGCAATGATAACGGAG GTGAAGCCCCCTCTATCTGTGCTAAAGACGGTTCTGATGGTGTATTGATTGCACATGAGAATTGTAACCAGTTCTACAAGTGTGCGTACGGAGTGCCCGTTGTTCAAAATTGCCCTGGAAAACTTTTGTACAATCCATACAAAGAATATTGCGACTGGCCTGAAAATGTAGAATGTGGGGACAGAGTTATCCCAGACGGAAACGATAATGACAACGATGGAGGAAATGACAACGGAGGCAACGACAACGGAGGCAATGATAACGGAGGTAACGATAATGGCGGAAATGACAATAATGGTAATGGAAGCTGCAATTGTAATCCAGGTGAAGCTCCCTCTATCTGTGCTAAAGATGGTTCTGATGGCGTTTTGATTGCGCATGAGAATTGTAACCAGTTTTACAAATGTGCGCATGGAGTGCCCGTTGTTCAAAATTGCCCTGGAAAACTTTTGTACAATCCTTACAAAGAATATTGCGACTGGCCTGAAAATGTAGAATGTGGGGACAGAGTGATCCCTGACTGCGACGGCAATGACAACGATGGTGGAAATGACAACGGTGGAAACGATAACGGAGGCAATGATAACGGAGGTAACGATAATGGCGGAAACGATAATAATGGTAATGGAAGCTGCAATTGTAATCCAGGTGAAGCTCCCTCTATCTGTGCTAAAGACGGTTCTGATGGTGTATTGATTGCACATGAGAATTGTAACCAGTTCTACAAGTGTGCGCATGGAGTGCCCGTTGTTCAAAATTGCCCTGGAAAACTTTTGTACAATCCATACAAAGAATATTGCGACTGGCCTGAAAATGTAGAATGTGGGGACAGAGTTATCCCAGACGGAAACGACAATGACAACGATGGAGGAAATGACAACGGAGGAAACGACAACGGAGGCAATGACAACGGAGGAAACGATAACGGCGGAAACGATAATAATGATCCCGGAAGCTGCAATTGCAATCCAGGTGAAGCTCCCTCTATCTGCGGTAAAGACGGATCGGATGGAGTATTAGTCGCTcatgaaaattgtaataaattctaCAAATGCAATCATGGTGTGACTGTTGTAATGAAATGTCCCGGAAACACATTGTATAATCCTTATAAAGAATATTGCGACTGGCCTGAAAATGTAGAATGTGGAGACAGAGTGATCCCAGACGGAAACGACAATGACAACGACGGAGGAAATGACAACGGTGGAAACGACAACGGAGGCAATGATAACGGAGGAAATGATAACGGTGGAAACGATAATAATGATCCCGGAAGCTGTAATTGCAATCCAGGTGAAGCCCCCTCTATCTGCGGTAAAGACGGATCGGATGGAGTATTAGTCGCTcatgaaaattgtaataaattctaCAAATGCAATCATGGTGTGCCTGTTGTATTTAAATGTCCCGGAAACACATTGTATAACCCTTATAAAGAATATTGCGACTGGCCTGAAAATGTAGAATGTGGAGACAGAGTGATCCCAGACGGAAACGACAATGACAACGATGGTGGAAATGACAACGGTGGAAACGATAACGGAGGCAATGATAACGCAGGTAACGATAACAGTGGAAGTGACAATAATGGTAATGGAAGCTGTAATTGCAATCCCGGAGAAGCTCCATCTATCTGCGCTAAAGACGGTTCTGATGGTGTATTGATTGCGCATGAGAATTGTAACCAGTTCTACAAGTGTGCGCATGGAGTGTCCGTTGTGCAAAATTGCCCTGGAACACTTTTATACAATCCTTACAAAGAATATTGCGACTGGCCGCAAAACGTACAATGTGGAGACAGGGTCATCCCTGACTGCGACGGCAATGACAATGATGGTGGAAACGATAACGGAGGTAACGATAATGGAGGTGACGATAATAATGATAACGGAAGCTGCAATTGCAATCCAGGTGAAGCTCCTTCTATATGCGGTAAAGACAGATCAGACGGAGTATTGGTCGCTCATGAAAATTGTAATCAATTCTACAAATGCGCCCATGGAGTGCCCGTTGCGCAAAATTGCTCTGGAACACTTTTGTACAATCCTTACAAAGAATATTGCGACTGGCCCCAGAACGTAGAATGTGGAGACAGAGTGATCCCAGACTGCAACGACAATGGAAATAACGGTGGAAATGACAACGGTGGAAACGACAACAATGACAATGGAAGCTGCAATTGTAATCCCGCTGAAGCCCCCTCTATCTGCGCGAAAAAAGATTCAACCGGTGTTTTGATTGCTCACGAAATCTGTAATCAATTCTACACATGCGATCACGGTGTACCAGTCACGCAGAAATGTCCTGGAATACTTTTATACAATCCTCACAAAACATACTGCGACTGGCCGCAAAACGTGAAATGTGGAGATAGAATAATACTACATTGA
- the LOC123698414 gene encoding UPF0729 protein AAEL015238, which yields MVCVPCFIIPVLLFLWHKFIQPYVLRFWNPWAVKDADGNVTTEFPFKCEGGVCAFKKKDNKVTEKPENELSDSKQSPDVRLKSE from the coding sequence ATGGTGTGTGTTCCATGTTTCATCATTCCTGTTTTGCTGTTTTTGTGgcataaatttattcaacCGTATGTTCTACGCTTCTGGAATCCATGGGCTGTGAAGGATGCTGATGGCAATGTAACAACAGAATTCCCATTCAAATGTGAAGGTGGTGTTTGTGCATTTAAGAAGAAAGATAATAAAGTGACTGAAAAACCCGAGAATGAATTAAGTGACAGTAAACAAAGCCCCGATGTAAGGCTAAAGTCCGAATGa